From a single Stackebrandtia endophytica genomic region:
- a CDS encoding DUF3515 family protein, translated as MADDDEKRDVAAVDRSDRRRAARIATFVAVPVTLLAAFGAFNLIAANSQAEDADDSDTTVSAEPVAIEVPEMSEQEFEVCRALVSVIPSELGDLQQRPVEGGPGAAEIGAAWGDPAVTMVCGVDPIEVSDTDQVYRLSNACWFADETDEGTVWTTVDRQESVQLFVPGDHDGSGQLATSLSGPIDEKVPAADEADVPTGCYQ; from the coding sequence GCTCGGATCGTCGCAGGGCGGCACGGATCGCGACCTTCGTCGCGGTGCCGGTGACCCTGCTGGCCGCCTTCGGCGCGTTCAATCTGATCGCCGCCAATTCTCAGGCCGAGGACGCCGACGATTCCGACACCACGGTTTCCGCCGAACCGGTCGCCATCGAGGTGCCCGAGATGTCGGAGCAGGAGTTCGAGGTCTGTCGGGCGCTGGTCTCGGTGATTCCGTCCGAGTTGGGTGATCTGCAACAGCGTCCGGTCGAGGGCGGTCCGGGGGCCGCCGAGATCGGGGCCGCCTGGGGTGACCCGGCCGTGACCATGGTGTGCGGGGTGGATCCGATCGAGGTGTCCGACACCGACCAGGTCTATCGACTCAGCAACGCGTGCTGGTTCGCCGACGAGACCGACGAAGGCACCGTGTGGACGACGGTGGACCGGCAGGAGTCGGTTCAGTTGTTCGTGCCCGGGGATCACGACGGTTCCGGCCAACTGGCCACCTCGTTGTCGGGGCCGATCGACGAGAAGGTCCCGGCCGCCGACGAAGCGGACGTCCCCACCGGCTGCTACCAGTAG